From a region of the Vanrija pseudolonga chromosome 2, complete sequence genome:
- the SUA7_2 gene encoding Transcription initiation factor IIB, protein MYGVAGPKAPVGKYGQPVAPNLAVRHLCPNCQIDPPNIIEEYSHGDLVCADCGTILGDRIVDTRSECDEGGDDPSRVGGPSNPLLGNATLETSISARDGRTGISRDLQRAQSRANQSATGPGGRATQAQLQAAFGRISEMCDAMQLPRSVVESAQHVYVIADEAKVAKGKNDDSLVAACIIYACRASGAERSFREVTKVTKVSKSELGRVFGHVRNAVMQENQNKGNVLPVGQGLSNSNNSAEGLLGRFSNYLDLGTPIFNASKHIATAAVAKAAIDGRSPLSIAAGVLYFTTILFETSTASKDIADIAGVSESTIKLICKKVAESLDAVIRPEWKTAYPSGYAALAALGKPNTPAASKSSRAGTPSASSNGAASGTANGVKASATPSPEDSVKAEPNGKADQSAGSVKGAAPKPDTKA, encoded by the exons ATGTACGGCGTTGCAGGTCCAAAGGCCCCAGTG GGCAAGTACGGCCAGCCAGTTGCTCCGAACCTCGCTGTTCGGCACCTGTGCCCCAACTGCCAGATCGACCCTCCCAACATTATCGAGGAGTACAGCCACGGCGACCTGGTGTGCGCCGACTGCGGCACGATCCTCGGTGATCGTATTGTGGACACCCGTAGCGAGT GTGACGAAGGCGGTGACGATCCGTCGCGTGTCGGTGGACCCTCGAATCCTCTGCTCGGCAATGCAACGCTCGAGACGTCGATTTCGGCGCGCGACGGTCGCACTGGTATCTCGCGTGACCTTCAGCGCGCTCAGAGCCGTGCCAACCAGTCAGCGACTGGGCCTGGTGGACGTGCCACCCAAGCCCAACTTCAGGCCGCGTTTGGGCGCATCAGCGAGATGTGCGACGCGATGCAGCTTCCGCGGTCCGTCGTTGAGAGCGCTCAACACGTCTACGTTATCGCCGATGAGGCCAAAgtggccaagggcaagaacgACGACTCTCTCGTCGCCGCGTGCATCATTTACGCCTGTCGTGCCTCCGGTGCCGAGCGTTCGTTCCGTGAAGTGACCAAGGTGACCAAAGTCTCCAAGTCGGAGCTCGGCCGTGTCTTTGGCCACGTCCGCAACGCAGTCATGCAGGAGAACCAGAATAAGGGCAACGTCCTGCCTGTGGGCCAAGGTCTGAGCAACTCGAACAATTCGGCCGAGGGTCTTTTGGGCCGTTTCAGCAACTACCTTGATTTGGGAACCCCCATCTTCAATGCGTCCAAGCACATTGCGACGGCAGCggtcgccaaggcggcgaTCGATGGCCGTAGTCCGCTCTCCATCGCTGCAGGAGTCCTCTACTTCACCACCATCCTATTTGAAACGTCCACCGCCTCAAAGGATATCGCGGACATCGCTGGCGTGTCGGAATCGACCATCAAGCT CATCTGCAAAAAGGTTGCAGAGTCGCTCGACGCTGTCATCCGGCCAGAGTGG AAAACTGCATACCCCAGTGGTTACGCTGCTCTAGCAGCTCTGGGGAAACCCAACACTCCTGCCGCTTCCAAGTCGTCTCGCGCAGGTacccccagcgccagcagcaacggcgcggcgagcggaaCAGCGAACGGCGTCAAGGCCAGTGCAACGCCGTCCCCCGAAGACAGCGTCAAGGCCGAACCCAATGGCAAGGCGGACCAGTCGGCGGGTTCGGTCaagggcgcggcgccgaaaCCCGACACGAAAGCCTGA
- the CAS5 gene encoding Cell wall integrity transcriptional regulator CAS5, with protein sequence MGGDHKCPLCSATFTRPQHVGRHLRAHTGDRPYECKECPLRFARSDLLSRHVNKAHPKPNGVSDNSKNDKKARRRSSVSTTASNSSSASVPPAPPPVATRINGAPAATLLPISATHAPVAPDPTLFQAQRMYPNHPLLQTNNVPVWSSGHLDLGGSTGLNLADSYGLPLDLGALSSQAFSQSYGSAPMRLSGSDQGIVPSAYASTGATGGLASRGFELSMKKRACDQCNHSKVRCDFAEPCARCSTRSIQCTYTKPQRSRTLGYPSTINTASSTASQSPSSSIFSSPASTTSPTLGRSDSPTNMFDLRRNSIPMAMSAQSFLTSDALFAANLSRAANRPPVPDTDWDGITRARGQGITASNLAASQNPYLTSPSNTAGPGLAATPALTNSTSPAASDFTDITSSASASVPTQWALPHSSESAWAFHPGIPSRSSSSEHPSLSSSLQTNGMWAVDTSGDNSSTLGSALSEDEDTPTSDGAKEDIHDHDRRRRSSASVWASAFNDMSIEDRANFTFDQSVDMNVGFQPQRHMSLPEGNDGQFAQYGLPTVDLNLWKLFLEPVALATPEQRAHDLDPITNQDTPRGISKSNSMPDLTTPTTATASLSSFPVHHGPGGTTNTANMKTPTVHGTHVPSEASMSKWKAQIQERHAAFNMRLDPGKTEKLPNPTFATGAQRQMRPQLHPLMGSTALQQTLAPERTLSFGPPAFDPFGVLMTPGVVLVKTPTKLLSQESRPGNKRQASQTLVPDAAGKRSVFTVWRDDDGATEEKSSLSAGSSAQQPPVIQPASTKQAA encoded by the exons ATGGGCGGCGACCACAAGTGTCCG CTCTGTTCGGCCACCTTCACAAGGCCCCAGCACGTCGGCCGGCATCTTCGCGCACATACAGGCGACCGCCCGTACGAGTGCAAGGAATGTCCTCTGCGATTTGCTCGTAGTGACTTGCTCTCAAGGCATGTCAACAAAGCCCACCCAAAGCCCAACGGCGTTTCCGACAACAGCAAGAATGACAAGAaggctcgccgccgctcttcAGTGTCGACGACAGCCTCCAACTCTTCGTCAGCTTCAgtaccgccggcgccgccgccagttGCCACCCGAATCAATGGGGCGCCCGCAGCCACCCTATTGCCCATCTCGGCTACCCACGCGCCAGTTGCACCTGACCCGACGCTTTTCCAGGCTCAGCGCATGTACCCAAACCACCCTCTGCTCCAGACCAACAATGTTCCGGTGTGGTCGTCgggccacctcgacctcggtggTTCCACCGGCCTCAACTTGGCCGACAGTTACGGGTTGCCactcgaccttggcgcccTCAGTTCCCAAGCCTTCTCTCAGTCTTACGGATCCGCCCCCATGCGTCTCTCTGGTTCTGACCAAGGCATCGTCCCCTCCGCCTATGCATCTACCGGCGCCACTGGTGGTCTTGCTTCGCGCGGCTTCGAGCTCAGCATGAAGAAGCGTGCATGTGACCAGTGCAACCACTCGAAAGTTCGCTGCGACTTTGCAGAGCCTTGTG CGAGATGTTCGACCAGGTCCATTCAGTGCACCTACACCAAGCCTCAGCGCTCGCGTACCTTGGGCTACCCCTCAACGATTAACACGGCTAGCTCGACCGCCTCACagtcgccatcgtcgtctATTTTCTCGTCGCCGGCTTCGACCACGAGCCCTACTCTGGGCCGGTCTGATTCGCCAACTAACATGTTTGACCTTCGTCGCAACTCTATCCCAATGGCGATGAGCGCCCAGTCCTTCTTGACCTCGGATGCCCTGTTCGCGGCGAACCTGAGCCGTGCTGCCAATCGACCCCCTGTCCCCGATACTGACTGGGACGGGATTACTCGTGCCAGAGGTCAGGGCATCACG GCTTCAAACCTGGCAGCTTCTCAGAACCCCTACCTAACATCGCCCTCCAACACTGCTGGACCTGGCCTTGCAGCAACACCGGCTTTGACCAACTCGACgagccccgccgcctcggatTTTACCGACATCACCAGCAGTGCCAGTGCTAGTGTCCCTACTCAATGGGCCCTTCCCCACAGCTCCGAGTCCGCGTGGGCGTTCCACCCTGGTATCCCTTCCAGGTCCTCTTCTAGCGAGCATCCCTCGCTTTCGAGCTCTCTCCAGACCAACGGCATGTGGGCGGTTGACACCAGTGGCGATAACTCGTCGACCCTGGGTTCGGCCCtctccgaggacgaggacacgccGACCTCGGATGGTGCCAAGGAGGACATCCACGATCACgaccgtcgccgtcgctccaGTGCCAGCGTCTGGGCGTCTGCCTTCAATGACATGTCGATTGAGGACCGGGCCAACTTCACGTTTGACCAGTCCGTGGACATGAACGTCGGTTTCCAACCCCAGCGCCACATGTCGTTGCCCGAGGGAAACGATGGCCAATTCGCCCAGTACGGCCTACCCACCGTCGACCTGAACCTGTGGAAGCTGTTCCTGGAGCCGGTTGCACTTGCCACGCCTGAGCAGCGAGctcacgacctcgacccaATCACCAACCAGGACACGCCTCGTGGCATCAGCAAATCTAACTCGATGCCGGACCTCACGACGCCCACGACAGCCAcggcctcgctctcgtcctTCCCAGTTCACCACGGACCAGGTGGGACTACCAACACTGCAAACATGAAGACGCCGACAGTCCATGGCACTCATGTGCCCAGTGAAGCGTCAATGAGCAAGTGGAAGGCGCAAATCCAGGAGCGCCATGCGGCTTTCAACATGCGCCTTGACCCTGGCAAGACTGAGAAGCTACCCAATCCGACTTTCGCCACAGGGGCCCAGAGGCAGATGAGACCACAGCTCCACCCCCTCATGGGTTCGACTGCACTCCAGCAAACTCTGGCTCCGGAGCGTACGCTCAGCTTTGGGCCTCCAGCCTTTGACCCCTTTGGCGTTCTCATGACGCCAGGTGTCGTCTTGGTCAAGACGCCAACCAAGCTCCTCAGTCAGGAGAGTCGCCCAGGCAACAAGCGCCAGGCGAGCCAGACTCTTGTTCCTGATGCTGCCGGTAAGCGCTCTGTCTTCACGGTCtggcgagacgacgacggcgcgactGAGGAGAAGAGCAGCCTCTCTGCTGGCAGCTCGGCCCAACAGCCGCCCGTcatccagccagccagcactAAGCAGGCCGCTTAA
- the PRE7 gene encoding Proteasome subunit beta type-6, whose protein sequence is MALFASHAVQAPVAHHIEHRFNPYEDNGGTILAIAGKDFSIIAGDTRQSQGYNIQTRYARKVHQLTDKAVLATNGFAADGNNFVKRVKQRLEWYEHAHNKQMGIKAIARLIQTMLYAKRMFPYYVYNILGGIEEDGTGAVYSFDPVGSYEREACRAAGAAQSLIQPFLDNQVYFRNQTFPPGVERPIPGNLPLNDVLSLVIDSFTSATERHIEVGDGLEMFVVMAKDRTVDDLVSEGALPDGVTYQELPPIGDGSGERSFLVTRALKRD, encoded by the exons ATGGCTCTGTTCGCCTCGCACGCCGTCCAGGCGCCGGTCGCCCACCACATTGAGCA ccGCTTCAACCCCTACGAGGACAACGGTGGTACTATCCTCGCCATTGCCGGCAAGGACTTTAGCATCATCGCTGGCGACACGCGTCAGTCGCAGGGATACAACATTCAGACTCGTTATGCGCGCAAGGTGCACCAGCT CACCGACAAGGCTGTCCTCGCGACCAACGGcttcgccgccgacggcaacaACTTTGTCAAGCGTGTCAAGCAGCGGTTGGAGTGGTacgagcacgcgcacaaCAAGCAGATGGGCATCAAGGCGATCGCACGCCTGATCCAGACCATGCTGTACGCCAAGCGCATGTTCCCCTACTACGTGTACAACAttctcggcggcatcgaggaggacggcaccggcgccgtctACTCGTTTGACCCTGTCGGATCCTACGAGCGCGAGGCATGCCGTGCCGCCGGAGCCGCGCAGTCGCTCATCCAGCCCTTCCTCGACAACCAGGTCTACTTCCGCAACCAGACCTTCCCccccggcgtcgagcgaccAATCCCCGGCAACCTGCCGCTCAACGACGTGCTCTCGCTTGTCATTGACTCGTTCACGTCGGCAACCGAGCGCCACATCGAGGTCGGTGACGGGCTCGAGATGTTTGTCGTCATGGCCAAGGACcgcaccgtcgacgaccttgtcaGCGAGGGTGCGCTCCCCGACGGCGTGACGTACCAGGAGCTGCCGCccatcggcgacggcagcggcgagcgctcGTTCCTCGTCACGCGTGCCCTGAAGCGCGACTAG